One Sanguibacter keddieii DSM 10542 genomic window carries:
- a CDS encoding SDR family NAD(P)-dependent oxidoreductase, whose protein sequence is MPKTIVITGASDGIGAAAARRLAASGERVVVVGRSPERTRAVAEEIGADHHLADFADLSQVRRLADELLAAYPSIEVLANNAGGIMGARQTTVDGYEKTFQVNHLAPFLLTQLLMPSLIAGRATVIQTASVAARVFAKFDVEDLQGEYAYSPQAAYGNGKLANILFTSELQRRYGDQGISAVAFHPGVVATSFASDTTSLMRFIYHTPLKRLFTIRPDKAADELVWLAEGTPGETFTPGAYYESKAVAKNVNPLSRDADLAARLWEESEALV, encoded by the coding sequence ATGCCCAAGACCATCGTCATCACCGGTGCGAGCGACGGCATCGGTGCCGCGGCCGCGCGCCGCCTCGCCGCCTCGGGGGAGCGCGTCGTGGTCGTGGGCCGCTCGCCCGAGCGCACCCGCGCCGTCGCCGAGGAGATCGGTGCGGACCACCACCTGGCCGACTTCGCCGACCTCTCGCAGGTCCGCCGCCTGGCCGACGAGCTGCTGGCCGCCTACCCGTCGATCGAGGTGCTCGCCAACAACGCAGGCGGGATCATGGGCGCTCGCCAGACCACCGTCGACGGCTACGAGAAGACCTTCCAGGTCAACCACCTCGCGCCGTTCCTCCTCACGCAGCTGCTCATGCCCTCCCTGATCGCGGGCCGGGCCACCGTGATCCAGACTGCCAGCGTCGCCGCCCGGGTCTTCGCGAAGTTCGACGTCGAGGACCTGCAGGGCGAGTACGCCTACTCGCCGCAGGCTGCCTACGGCAACGGCAAGCTCGCCAACATCCTCTTCACCTCCGAGCTCCAGCGCCGCTACGGCGACCAGGGCATCTCCGCCGTGGCGTTCCACCCCGGCGTCGTCGCCACGAGCTTCGCGAGCGACACCACCAGCCTCATGCGGTTCATCTACCACACGCCCCTCAAGCGCCTCTTCACGATCCGCCCGGACAAGGCCGCCGACGAGCTCGTCTGGCTCGCCGAGGGCACCCCGGGGGAGACCTTCACGCCCGGCGCGTACTACGAGTCCAAGGCCGTGGCGAAGAACGTCAACCCGCTCAGCCGCGACGCCGACCTCGCCGCACGCCTGTGGGAGGAGTCCGAGGCGCTCGTCTGA
- a CDS encoding DUF3499 domain-containing protein — MISVRQCSRTACARPAVATLTYVYSDSTAVLGPLAHMAEPHSYDLCETHSERLTAPRGWEVVRLAPAYVEQGPTPDDLTALAEAVREAGRPKHLADPEPVQTGEVARRGHLRILRGEG; from the coding sequence GTGATCTCAGTACGCCAATGCTCCCGAACCGCCTGCGCGCGACCCGCAGTGGCGACCCTCACCTACGTGTACTCGGACTCGACCGCCGTCCTCGGCCCGCTCGCGCACATGGCGGAGCCGCACAGCTACGACCTCTGCGAGACGCACTCCGAGCGGCTGACCGCCCCCCGCGGGTGGGAGGTCGTCCGGCTCGCCCCCGCGTACGTCGAGCAGGGCCCGACGCCCGACGACCTCACCGCGCTCGCCGAGGCCGTCCGTGAGGCCGGCCGCCCCAAGCACCTCGCCGACCCCGAGCCCGTGCAGACCGGTGAGGTCGCACGGCGCGGGCACCTGCGCATCCTGCGCGGCGAGGGCTGA
- a CDS encoding metallopeptidase family protein, protein MRDLVPSSPSVRGSRRDRRGRGMRGPLLPMSVPAHRTRAERFDEHVLATVQRLEAAWGRELAGTEFAVEDVPPSDPAPWEHGGVPMGRYFPAESGQPDRILVYRRPVESRAADAGDLVDLVRDVLVEQVAHMLGRRPDEIDPHYREID, encoded by the coding sequence ATGCGTGATCTCGTCCCGTCCAGCCCCTCCGTGCGCGGCAGCCGACGCGACCGTCGCGGCCGCGGGATGCGCGGGCCGCTGCTGCCGATGTCGGTCCCCGCCCACCGCACCCGGGCCGAGAGGTTCGACGAGCACGTGCTCGCCACGGTCCAGCGGCTCGAGGCCGCCTGGGGCCGCGAGCTGGCCGGCACCGAGTTCGCCGTCGAGGACGTCCCGCCGTCCGACCCCGCCCCGTGGGAGCACGGCGGCGTGCCGATGGGCCGGTACTTCCCGGCCGAGTCGGGCCAGCCGGACCGCATCCTCGTGTACCGCCGCCCGGTCGAGTCCCGCGCGGCCGACGCCGGAGACCTCGTCGACCTCGTCCGCGACGTCCTCGTGGAGCAGGTCGCGCACATGCTGGGACGCCGTCCCGACGAGATCGACCCGCACTACCGCGAGATCGACTGA
- a CDS encoding Trm112 family protein has product MTMQQPSTPAAGAGSPFPIDPWVREILRCPVSGATLVDGVGPDGSPELHSTAEHQPLAYPVREGIPVLLVDDARRL; this is encoded by the coding sequence ATGACCATGCAGCAGCCCAGCACTCCTGCGGCAGGGGCGGGGAGCCCCTTCCCGATCGACCCGTGGGTCCGCGAGATCCTGCGCTGCCCGGTGAGCGGTGCCACCCTCGTCGACGGCGTCGGGCCCGACGGCTCGCCCGAGCTCCACTCCACGGCTGAGCACCAGCCGCTCGCCTACCCCGTGCGCGAGGGCATCCCCGTGCTGCTCGTCGACGACGCGCGCAGGCTGTAG
- a CDS encoding DUF2945 domain-containing protein, producing MAESLKVGDRVSWGTPQGRTQGTVLERKTKDFQLAGHTFTASDDAPAYVVESEKTGAHAAHKGSALRRLKD from the coding sequence ATGGCTGAGTCGTTGAAGGTCGGAGACAGGGTGTCCTGGGGGACACCGCAGGGACGCACGCAGGGGACGGTCCTCGAGCGCAAGACGAAGGACTTCCAGCTCGCCGGGCACACGTTCACGGCGTCCGACGACGCGCCCGCCTACGTCGTCGAGTCGGAGAAGACCGGCGCCCACGCCGCGCACAAGGGCTCGGCGCTGCGCCGGCTCAAGGACTGA
- a CDS encoding cation diffusion facilitator family transporter has protein sequence MSAHGGNKAIVAALAANLGIAATKFVAYLLTHSSSMLAESVHSLADSGNQALLLVGGKRARRQADEQHPFGYGRERYVYAFIVSIVLFSLGGLFALYEAYHKFSDPHGIESWHWVPIVVLVAAIGMEGFSFRTAVRESNLVRGKQSWPQFIKTAKAPELPVVLLEDFGALIGLVLALFGVGMTLITGDGRYDAAGTACIGVLLVLIAVVLALETKSLLLGESASKDTVAAIEAALVGPGVPSVIHLKTLHLGPEEVLVAAKIEVDATESAREVADAIDEAEARVRAAAPGLSMRIYLEPDLRDAAGALRKP, from the coding sequence GTGTCCGCCCACGGTGGCAACAAGGCGATCGTCGCGGCGCTGGCCGCGAACCTCGGGATCGCGGCGACCAAGTTCGTCGCCTACCTGCTCACGCACTCGTCGTCGATGCTCGCCGAGTCCGTGCACTCCCTCGCCGACTCCGGCAACCAGGCGTTGCTCCTCGTCGGCGGCAAGCGTGCCCGCCGGCAGGCCGACGAGCAGCACCCCTTCGGCTACGGCCGCGAGCGCTACGTCTACGCCTTCATCGTGTCCATCGTGCTGTTCAGCCTCGGTGGCCTCTTCGCGCTGTACGAGGCGTACCACAAGTTCTCCGACCCCCACGGGATCGAGTCGTGGCACTGGGTGCCCATCGTGGTGCTCGTCGCGGCCATCGGCATGGAGGGCTTCTCGTTCCGCACGGCGGTCCGTGAGTCCAACCTGGTCCGCGGCAAGCAGTCGTGGCCCCAGTTCATCAAGACGGCCAAGGCCCCCGAGCTGCCGGTGGTGCTCCTCGAGGACTTCGGGGCGCTCATCGGCCTGGTGCTCGCGCTCTTCGGTGTGGGGATGACGCTCATCACCGGTGACGGGCGCTACGACGCCGCGGGCACGGCGTGCATCGGCGTGCTGCTGGTGCTCATCGCGGTCGTGCTCGCCCTCGAGACCAAGTCGCTCCTCCTGGGGGAGTCGGCCAGCAAGGACACGGTCGCCGCGATCGAGGCCGCCCTCGTCGGCCCCGGGGTGCCGTCGGTGATCCACCTCAAGACGCTGCACCTGGGCCCCGAGGAGGTGCTCGTCGCGGCCAAGATCGAGGTCGACGCGACCGAGAGCGCCCGCGAGGTCGCGGACGCGATCGACGAGGCCGAGGCACGCGTGCGGGCCGCGGCTCCCGGGCTGTCGATGCGCATCTACCTCGAGCCCGACCTCCGCGACGCGGCGGGGGCGCTCCGGAAGCCCTGA
- a CDS encoding phosphomannomutase/phosphoglucomutase — MDSRDTSGTSSAVDLSDLIKSYDVRGVVPEPFSPAVAEAIGAAYATVVVIPDAGDAADATPSDPAATAGTGTRARPTVVVGHDMRDSGPELVEAFTRGLVSAGVDVVHIGLCSTDGLYHASGVLHAPGAMFTASHNPARYNGIKLCRAGARPVGQDTGLSQVRELAEQYLTHGLPGPATELGQTSERSMLGDYAAFLRGLVDISGIRPLKVVVDAGNGMGGYTVPAVLESGAGLPALPLEVVPLYFELDGTFPNHEANPLDPKNLVDLQAAVVEHGADLGLAFDGDADRCFVVDELGQAVSPSAITALVGLREVAREIAAGRTPTVIHNLITSRAVPDFLTAAGAEVVRTRVGHSFIKAQMAEHDAVFGGEHSAHYYFRDFFFADTGMLAALHVLAALGEQPHPLSDLALAYEPYSASGEINSTVDDVPAARERVVEAYVTEQGAGPVTVDELDGLTVSHWDERPRWWFNLRASNTEPLLRLNVEAEDEDIMEKVRDDVLSLVRSTGAETSAGQHEISSQHDDTDEVTA; from the coding sequence ATGGACTCCCGTGACACCTCAGGCACCTCGAGCGCCGTCGACCTCTCTGACCTCATCAAGTCGTACGACGTGCGCGGGGTCGTCCCCGAGCCCTTCAGCCCTGCTGTCGCCGAGGCGATCGGCGCGGCCTACGCCACGGTCGTGGTCATCCCGGACGCGGGCGACGCTGCTGACGCCACCCCGAGCGACCCTGCTGCGACGGCCGGGACCGGCACCCGCGCCCGGCCCACGGTCGTCGTGGGCCACGACATGCGCGACTCCGGCCCCGAGCTCGTCGAGGCCTTCACCCGTGGTCTGGTGAGCGCCGGCGTGGACGTCGTGCACATCGGCCTGTGCTCGACCGACGGGCTCTACCACGCGTCGGGCGTGCTGCACGCGCCGGGGGCGATGTTCACCGCGAGCCACAACCCGGCGCGCTACAACGGCATCAAGCTGTGCCGGGCGGGTGCGCGCCCCGTCGGGCAGGACACCGGTCTGAGCCAGGTGCGCGAGCTCGCCGAGCAGTACCTCACCCACGGTCTGCCGGGCCCGGCGACCGAGCTCGGCCAGACGAGCGAGCGGTCGATGCTCGGCGACTACGCCGCGTTCCTGCGCGGCCTCGTCGACATCTCCGGCATCCGCCCGCTCAAGGTGGTCGTCGACGCGGGCAACGGCATGGGCGGCTACACGGTCCCCGCCGTGCTCGAGTCCGGCGCCGGGCTGCCGGCCCTGCCGCTCGAGGTAGTGCCGCTGTACTTCGAGCTCGACGGGACCTTCCCCAACCACGAGGCCAACCCCCTCGACCCCAAGAACCTCGTCGACCTGCAGGCCGCGGTCGTCGAGCACGGTGCAGACCTCGGGCTCGCCTTCGACGGCGACGCCGACCGCTGCTTCGTGGTCGACGAGCTGGGGCAGGCCGTGAGCCCGTCGGCGATCACCGCGCTCGTCGGGCTGCGCGAGGTCGCCCGCGAGATCGCCGCGGGCCGGACGCCGACGGTGATCCACAACCTCATCACCTCGCGCGCCGTGCCGGACTTCCTCACGGCCGCGGGCGCGGAGGTCGTGCGGACCCGCGTCGGGCACTCCTTCATCAAGGCGCAGATGGCCGAGCACGACGCCGTGTTCGGCGGGGAGCACAGCGCGCACTACTACTTCCGCGACTTCTTCTTCGCCGACACCGGCATGCTCGCGGCGCTGCACGTGCTCGCGGCCCTGGGCGAGCAGCCGCACCCGCTGTCCGACCTCGCGCTCGCCTACGAGCCGTACTCGGCGAGCGGCGAGATCAACTCGACGGTCGACGACGTCCCGGCAGCGCGCGAGCGCGTCGTCGAGGCGTACGTGACCGAGCAGGGGGCCGGTCCCGTCACGGTCGACGAGCTCGACGGGCTCACCGTCTCGCACTGGGACGAGCGCCCGCGCTGGTGGTTCAACCTGCGCGCCTCGAACACCGAGCCGCTGCTGCGCCTCAACGTCGAGGCCGAGGACGAGGACATCATGGAGAAGGTCCGCGACGACGTGCTCTCGCTCGTCCGGTCGACGGGCGCGGAGACCAGTGCCGGACAGCACGAGATCAGCAGCCAGCACGACGACACGGACGAGGTGACGGCATGA